The following coding sequences lie in one Microvirga sp. 17 mud 1-3 genomic window:
- a CDS encoding FAD-binding oxidoreductase, whose protein sequence is MKRFDAVVLGAGIVGVSTALHLQARGRAVALLDRRGAGEETSYGNAGLIERSSVIPYAFPRSMPALLRYATNTRLDVRFHWSFLPRIAPWLFEYWRQSSPQRLADATRAMLPLIENSIVEHQPLIEAAGVGNLVRKDGWLELFRSESVLRQAVETRHLLNPYGLKSKVLSWESLKQLEPGLRGEAAGAIQWQDPWTVSDPGAITQSYARLFESQGGAILSGDARSLSWDKEGWTLQDRDGPVHARNVVVALGAWSDAIFKPLGYRIPLEVKRGYHRHFRQAETDGLRNSIVDVEYGYVLAPMTQGVRLTTGIEFAPRDSKPTPVQINRLEPIARKLLPMGEAVETTPWLGNRPCLPDMRPVIGEAPRHKGLWFAFGHAHHGFTLGPATGRLLAEMITGEPTFADARPFAADRF, encoded by the coding sequence GTGAAGCGTTTTGATGCTGTCGTGCTCGGCGCGGGTATCGTTGGAGTGAGTACCGCCCTTCATCTCCAGGCGCGCGGTCGCGCGGTCGCGTTGCTTGACCGGCGCGGTGCAGGCGAAGAAACCAGCTATGGGAATGCGGGTCTCATTGAGAGGTCCAGTGTTATCCCTTATGCGTTTCCGCGTTCGATGCCGGCGCTTCTTCGATATGCCACGAACACGCGCCTGGATGTGCGCTTTCATTGGTCGTTTCTCCCACGCATTGCGCCGTGGCTGTTCGAATATTGGCGGCAGTCATCGCCTCAACGGCTTGCCGATGCCACCCGCGCCATGCTGCCTCTGATCGAGAACTCCATCGTCGAGCATCAGCCATTGATCGAGGCCGCGGGCGTCGGGAATCTGGTTCGCAAGGACGGCTGGCTTGAGCTCTTCAGGTCAGAGAGCGTTCTTCGCCAAGCGGTCGAGACGCGCCATCTCCTCAATCCGTACGGATTGAAATCCAAGGTTCTGAGTTGGGAGAGCCTGAAGCAGCTTGAGCCGGGCTTGCGGGGAGAGGCGGCCGGCGCAATTCAATGGCAAGACCCTTGGACAGTGTCGGACCCTGGCGCCATCACGCAAAGCTATGCGCGCCTGTTTGAGAGCCAAGGCGGTGCGATACTGAGCGGTGACGCGAGGTCTCTCAGTTGGGATAAAGAAGGCTGGACGCTGCAAGATCGCGATGGTCCGGTTCATGCTCGTAACGTGGTGGTTGCCCTCGGCGCTTGGTCCGATGCGATTTTTAAGCCGCTCGGTTATCGCATTCCTCTGGAAGTCAAGCGTGGCTATCACCGCCACTTCCGGCAGGCGGAAACGGATGGTCTGCGCAATTCCATCGTCGACGTCGAATATGGCTACGTTCTCGCTCCGATGACGCAGGGCGTCCGCTTGACCACCGGAATCGAGTTTGCGCCGCGCGACTCAAAACCGACGCCGGTTCAGATCAACCGCCTCGAACCCATCGCGCGGAAACTTCTTCCGATGGGCGAGGCCGTCGAGACAACCCCCTGGCTCGGCAACCGGCCATGCCTTCCGGATATGCGTCCGGTCATCGGGGAGGCGCCGCGTCACAAAGGGTTGTGGTTCGCGTTCGGTCACGCCCACCATGGCTTCACGCTCGGCCCGGCGACCGGACGGCTGCTGGCCGAAATGATCACAGGGGAGCCGACCTTCGCCGATGCGCGGCCGTTCGCGGCGGACCGCTTCTGA
- a CDS encoding MurR/RpiR family transcriptional regulator, whose product MSESIRKVLEDKLADTTPSGRAIAQYILANLRYLPFESSASLARKIGVSEVTVGRFCRSLGYRHFKEFKAELRDDLSDSPWRLGERLQEFQRNGRTGQTLPRSLELHIEGLVKVYELAQGREMATVAKRIATRKQILIAGFQTERSNAMMMALHLQYLRDGVQLVDVGSGHFAEVLLGDPQKMALVIFENRRYSQQAELLARQAHELDVPVTIITDEYNGWAKDCSSEAFYIPTELNLFWASSACIVTFVHLLVNAVFVELGAGIEDRLNQIARSYGQFVGHVGRNAPPFQPTD is encoded by the coding sequence GTGAGCGAGAGTATTCGAAAAGTCCTCGAAGATAAGCTCGCCGACACGACTCCTTCAGGAAGGGCGATCGCGCAATATATCCTCGCCAATCTGCGGTATCTGCCCTTTGAAAGCTCGGCGTCCCTCGCGCGGAAGATCGGTGTCAGCGAGGTCACGGTGGGCCGGTTCTGCCGTTCCCTCGGTTATCGGCATTTCAAAGAGTTCAAGGCCGAATTGCGCGACGATCTGAGCGACAGCCCTTGGCGCCTCGGTGAGCGGCTTCAGGAGTTCCAGCGCAACGGACGCACTGGTCAGACACTGCCCCGCTCCCTTGAGCTGCATATCGAAGGCCTCGTAAAGGTGTACGAGCTGGCGCAGGGCCGTGAGATGGCGACCGTAGCGAAGCGGATTGCCACTCGGAAACAGATCCTGATCGCAGGCTTCCAGACCGAGCGCAGTAACGCCATGATGATGGCACTGCATCTTCAATATCTGCGAGATGGCGTGCAATTGGTCGATGTCGGCTCCGGGCACTTCGCCGAGGTGTTGCTCGGGGATCCGCAGAAAATGGCCTTGGTGATCTTTGAGAACCGTCGCTATTCGCAGCAGGCCGAATTGCTGGCTCGCCAGGCTCATGAGCTCGATGTGCCCGTCACCATTATCACGGATGAGTATAATGGCTGGGCGAAAGATTGCTCGAGCGAAGCTTTCTATATTCCAACCGAGCTCAATCTTTTTTGGGCGAGTTCAGCCTGTATCGTGACCTTCGTGCATCTTCTGGTGAACGCAGTCTTTGTCGAACTGGGCGCCGGCATTGAAGATCGGTTGAACCAAATTGCCCGCAGCTACGGGCAGTTTGTCGGCCACGTGGGGCGGAATGCGCCGCCATTCCAACCTACCGACTAG
- a CDS encoding ABC transporter ATP-binding protein, translating to MTTLPNSKPGNAMNVASSGTLLEVRNLTKHFPVPSGLLRRAKRHVRAVDGVSFALNRGETLCIVGESGCGKSTVGKLAMRLMEPTAGEIILEGQDITALSRAEMRLARQQIQMVFQDPFACLNPRLTAGQIVAEPLENFGMFPGAARREKVAELFRKVGLRPEGIDKLPHEFSGGQRQRIGIARALALGPRTIIADEPVSALDVSVQAQVLNLMKDLQEELGLSYLFISHDLGVVEYIAHRVVVMYLGRVVEIGGRDAIFDTPRHPYTRALMSAAPVPDPRNKAKRMILQGDVPSPMNPPPGCRFHTRCPFAFDRCRREEPVLRDVGVGQQMACHLDEGAV from the coding sequence ATGACGACACTTCCCAACTCTAAGCCCGGCAACGCGATGAACGTGGCCTCCTCGGGAACGCTGCTGGAAGTCCGCAATCTGACCAAGCACTTCCCCGTGCCAAGCGGCCTTCTGCGCCGCGCCAAAAGACACGTGCGGGCAGTGGACGGGGTGAGCTTCGCGCTCAACCGCGGCGAAACCCTCTGCATTGTGGGTGAATCCGGATGCGGGAAGTCGACTGTTGGTAAACTTGCTATGCGGTTGATGGAGCCGACGGCCGGCGAGATCATTCTGGAGGGGCAGGATATCACGGCGCTGTCACGGGCAGAAATGCGCCTGGCTCGCCAGCAGATTCAAATGGTGTTTCAGGACCCCTTCGCGTGTCTCAACCCCCGTCTTACGGCGGGGCAGATCGTGGCGGAGCCACTGGAGAATTTCGGCATGTTCCCCGGTGCTGCGCGGCGGGAAAAGGTCGCGGAACTGTTCAGGAAAGTGGGCTTGCGTCCCGAAGGGATTGATAAGCTTCCGCATGAATTTTCCGGGGGGCAGCGCCAGCGTATCGGAATCGCGCGCGCTTTGGCGCTCGGCCCACGCACGATCATCGCCGACGAGCCCGTCTCGGCGCTCGACGTCTCGGTACAGGCGCAGGTCCTCAATCTTATGAAGGACCTGCAGGAGGAGCTGGGCCTTTCCTACCTTTTCATCTCTCACGATCTCGGGGTCGTCGAGTATATCGCGCACCGGGTGGTCGTGATGTATCTCGGCCGCGTGGTCGAGATCGGTGGACGGGATGCGATCTTCGACACGCCGCGCCATCCCTATACGCGCGCGCTCATGTCCGCGGCGCCCGTGCCCGATCCCCGAAACAAGGCGAAGCGGATGATCTTGCAGGGGGACGTTCCGAGCCCGATGAATCCCCCGCCGGGTTGCCGGTTTCATACGCGCTGCCCATTCGCGTTCGACCGTTGCCGCCGCGAGGAGCCGGTGCTGCGAGACGTGGGCGTGGGCCAGCAGATGGCCTGCCATCTGGATGAGGGTGCTGTCTGA
- a CDS encoding ABC transporter ATP-binding protein yields the protein MTAPLLSVRDLKVQFLLEDAVVRAVDGVSFDVHKGETVGVVGESGCGKSVTALSIMGLLPTRGVRVTGGSVRLEGDELVGRDEEYMRGLRGQRMAMIFQEPMTSLNPLMTVGHQISEAVRIHEGVSKSQARARALEMLRLVQIPEPKSRLDSYPHQFSGGMRQRVMIAMGLVCNPKLLIADEPTTALDVTIQAQILDLVRSLKDRTGTSVILITHDLGVVAETCQRVIVMYAGRKVEEATVEELFDRPAHPYTRGLMASMPRLGGRGHKRLTEIPGVVPSLREEIVGCAFAPRCPHATALCRTETPEIRDVGAGHLAACHHASEVMPG from the coding sequence ATGACCGCCCCTTTGCTGTCTGTTCGGGATCTCAAGGTCCAGTTTCTGTTGGAGGATGCGGTCGTGCGCGCCGTCGACGGCGTATCCTTCGACGTGCACAAGGGCGAGACCGTCGGAGTCGTGGGTGAGTCCGGCTGTGGCAAGAGCGTGACCGCGCTCTCGATCATGGGATTGCTGCCGACCCGTGGCGTCCGCGTGACCGGCGGCTCTGTCCGCCTGGAAGGCGACGAACTGGTCGGGCGAGACGAGGAGTATATGCGCGGTCTGCGCGGCCAGCGCATGGCGATGATCTTTCAGGAGCCGATGACCAGCCTCAATCCATTGATGACGGTGGGCCATCAGATTTCCGAAGCTGTTCGGATACATGAGGGAGTGTCCAAGTCGCAGGCCAGGGCTCGCGCATTGGAGATGCTCCGGCTCGTGCAGATTCCGGAGCCCAAGAGCCGCCTCGATTCCTACCCGCATCAGTTCTCCGGCGGCATGCGCCAGCGGGTCATGATCGCCATGGGTTTGGTATGCAATCCAAAACTCCTGATCGCCGACGAACCCACGACCGCACTTGATGTCACCATTCAGGCGCAGATCCTGGACCTTGTCCGTAGCCTCAAGGATCGCACCGGCACATCCGTGATTCTGATCACTCACGATCTCGGGGTGGTGGCTGAAACCTGCCAGCGCGTGATCGTCATGTATGCGGGTCGGAAGGTGGAGGAAGCCACGGTCGAAGAGCTGTTCGATCGTCCCGCTCACCCTTACACGCGAGGGCTCATGGCTTCGATGCCGAGGCTCGGAGGGCGGGGACATAAGCGCCTCACTGAAATTCCCGGCGTCGTCCCATCATTGCGTGAGGAAATCGTAGGATGCGCATTCGCGCCTCGCTGCCCTCATGCGACCGCCCTCTGCCGAACCGAGACACCCGAAATCCGGGATGTTGGAGCTGGACACCTTGCAGCTTGCCACCACGCATCGGAGGTCATGCCCGGATGA
- a CDS encoding ABC transporter permease — protein MTDTIAIGNAAPAKPAIARLFRAVRRNPLMFVGALILILMALTAIAAPLIAGDPVTMQPSRRLLPPSETFLFGTDHLGRDVFARTIYGARVSLIVGLSVSAVSVLIGMVLGLLAGYFRGLDAPIMRVMDGLMAIPSILLAIAMVALMGSSLGVVMLAIIIPEIPRVVRLVRSVTLSTRENQYVEAAVATGTRTGKILVRHILPSTIAPLIVQATYVCASAILVEASLSFLGAGMPPDVPTWGNMIASSRLYLGRAPWTIFCPALALGLVVLAVNLLGDGLRDRFDPRMARRM, from the coding sequence ATGACGGACACTATCGCAATCGGGAACGCCGCACCCGCCAAGCCGGCCATTGCCCGGCTCTTTCGTGCCGTTCGCCGCAATCCACTCATGTTCGTCGGTGCGCTGATCCTGATCCTCATGGCGCTCACCGCCATTGCGGCGCCACTGATAGCTGGTGATCCGGTAACGATGCAGCCCAGCCGCCGCTTGCTTCCGCCATCGGAGACATTTCTGTTCGGAACGGACCATCTGGGTCGCGACGTTTTCGCCCGCACTATCTACGGCGCGCGTGTGTCACTGATCGTGGGACTGTCCGTGTCTGCCGTGTCGGTCCTCATCGGAATGGTTCTGGGGTTGCTGGCCGGCTATTTCCGCGGCCTGGATGCGCCGATCATGCGCGTCATGGATGGCTTGATGGCCATCCCGTCGATTCTGCTGGCTATCGCGATGGTAGCGCTGATGGGGAGCAGCCTCGGCGTCGTTATGCTGGCGATCATCATCCCGGAAATTCCGCGTGTTGTTCGTCTGGTGCGGTCGGTGACCCTTTCCACCCGTGAGAACCAATATGTCGAAGCGGCCGTAGCGACCGGAACTCGTACGGGAAAGATCCTTGTGCGCCACATCCTGCCTTCGACGATTGCACCGCTGATCGTTCAGGCGACCTATGTGTGTGCATCCGCCATTCTGGTGGAGGCTTCCCTCTCGTTTCTCGGCGCTGGTATGCCGCCTGATGTTCCCACCTGGGGTAACATGATAGCCTCCAGCCGGTTGTATCTGGGGCGTGCGCCGTGGACCATTTTCTGCCCTGCGCTGGCCCTAGGGCTCGTGGTGTTGGCGGTTAACCTCCTCGGCGACGGTCTCAGAGACCGCTTCGATCCCCGCATGGCCCGGAGAATGTGA
- a CDS encoding ABC transporter permease gives MFAYVVRRLISTFVVMVLVGVFVFLLLHFSPGDPATLIAGDNADAEQIESIRKGLGLDQPLLVQFMNWSLRVLQGDFGISVFTQAPVINLIVERLEPTVSLAVTTLLFAALVAVAIGVVSAWKAGSWIDQVFMGGAIVGFSLPVFVVGYVLIYIFSMQLKWLPVQGYTPIAEGVLPWAKGLILPTIALGTSYVALIARITRASMLEILSQDYMRTARAKGVSARGMLIGHALRNAGVPIVTIIGIGFAMLISGVVITETVFNLPGVGRLVVDSIAKRDYPVIQGAIIIFSGVYVLINLLIDVLYTLIDPRIRY, from the coding sequence ATGTTCGCATATGTTGTCCGCCGCCTGATCAGCACCTTTGTGGTAATGGTCCTTGTCGGTGTTTTCGTTTTCCTACTCCTGCATTTTTCTCCTGGCGATCCGGCGACGTTGATCGCAGGAGACAATGCTGACGCAGAGCAGATTGAGTCGATCCGCAAAGGCCTCGGGCTCGATCAGCCGCTCCTGGTTCAGTTCATGAATTGGAGTCTGAGGGTTCTCCAGGGTGATTTTGGCATATCGGTCTTCACGCAGGCACCGGTGATCAATCTCATTGTCGAGAGGCTGGAGCCGACAGTATCGCTGGCCGTCACGACGCTTCTGTTCGCTGCATTGGTTGCAGTTGCGATTGGCGTCGTCTCGGCCTGGAAGGCCGGAAGCTGGATCGACCAGGTCTTCATGGGCGGCGCCATCGTAGGATTCTCGCTGCCGGTCTTCGTCGTCGGCTACGTGTTAATCTACATCTTCTCCATGCAGCTCAAATGGCTGCCGGTTCAGGGATATACACCCATTGCAGAAGGTGTCTTGCCGTGGGCGAAGGGCCTTATCCTGCCGACCATCGCACTTGGCACCTCCTATGTGGCGCTGATTGCTCGGATCACCCGCGCATCGATGCTGGAAATCCTGTCGCAGGATTACATGCGCACGGCACGTGCCAAAGGCGTGAGCGCCCGAGGCATGTTGATCGGTCACGCTCTGCGTAATGCCGGAGTTCCGATCGTCACGATCATCGGCATTGGATTTGCAATGCTGATCAGCGGGGTGGTGATCACCGAGACAGTGTTCAACCTACCGGGCGTCGGCCGACTGGTGGTCGACTCGATCGCCAAGCGTGACTACCCGGTCATTCAAGGCGCTATCATTATCTTCTCGGGCGTTTACGTGCTGATCAATCTGCTGATTGACGTGCTTTACACGCTGATCGACCCACGGATCAGGTATTGA
- a CDS encoding ABC transporter substrate-binding protein, whose product MSTTKTKIFRRTILLSGIALIAAAAMPGIRHAIAAPNSKNTIRAVMHADLRVLDPVWTTANITINHGAMIYDTLFGLDKDYVPQPQMVGEHKVSDDKLTHTFTLRDGLAFSDGSPVTTEDVVASLRRWGARNNAGKHMMQYVKDMPIVDAKTFQIVFSEPYGLVLNALAENGTVIMRKKEALTDPNQQITEYIGSGPFVFNQKETQLGHRYVYDRNPGYVPRKEPPSGTAGGKVVKVERVIFENMADEQTAMSALQAGEIDFMEMPPQDLLDVLRSDNNLNVEVLNKTGHMGWMRVNHLHPPFDNVYARQAMLYLIDQQEIMRAAFGSSDLWKKCGAYLACDTAMESDVNTDWLKGGQNIEKARELFKKAGYDGRPVVVLHATTHYLANPAALLTVQWLKQAGVNAELATSDWGTMLVRRNSKAAPTEGGWSIFFTAATGHSLSNPVTASGHATNGEAAWFGWPNDPKQEALREKWARTPTLEGQKAVAQEIQENAWNFVPHMYLGQFYRAAAWRKNVTGVIGVPEVVPFWNMEKK is encoded by the coding sequence ATGTCGACCACGAAGACCAAGATTTTCAGGCGCACAATTCTGCTAAGCGGCATTGCGCTCATTGCGGCTGCCGCAATGCCGGGCATTCGGCATGCAATTGCAGCACCTAACAGCAAGAACACGATCCGCGCTGTCATGCATGCCGACCTGCGTGTTCTGGATCCGGTTTGGACGACAGCCAACATCACGATCAACCACGGCGCGATGATCTATGACACGCTGTTTGGTCTCGATAAGGATTACGTGCCGCAGCCGCAGATGGTCGGCGAGCATAAGGTCTCGGACGACAAGCTGACGCACACGTTCACGTTGCGCGACGGGCTTGCCTTCTCCGATGGCAGCCCCGTGACAACGGAAGACGTCGTCGCGTCGCTCCGCCGCTGGGGCGCCCGCAACAATGCCGGCAAGCATATGATGCAGTACGTCAAGGATATGCCGATCGTTGACGCGAAGACGTTCCAGATCGTGTTCAGCGAGCCGTACGGCCTTGTGCTGAACGCTTTGGCCGAGAATGGAACGGTCATCATGCGCAAGAAAGAGGCGCTGACTGATCCGAACCAGCAGATCACGGAATATATCGGTTCCGGCCCCTTCGTCTTCAATCAGAAGGAAACCCAGCTCGGTCATCGTTATGTCTATGACCGCAATCCGGGTTACGTGCCGCGCAAAGAGCCGCCCTCAGGCACGGCGGGCGGAAAGGTCGTGAAGGTTGAGCGGGTCATATTCGAGAACATGGCCGACGAACAGACGGCCATGAGCGCATTGCAGGCCGGCGAGATCGATTTCATGGAAATGCCGCCCCAGGATCTTCTGGATGTCCTGCGCAGCGACAATAACCTCAATGTGGAGGTTCTGAACAAGACCGGGCACATGGGATGGATGCGTGTCAACCATCTGCACCCTCCCTTCGACAACGTCTATGCCCGGCAGGCAATGCTCTATCTGATCGACCAGCAGGAGATCATGCGCGCTGCCTTCGGCAGCTCTGACCTCTGGAAGAAGTGCGGCGCGTATCTTGCGTGCGACACCGCAATGGAGAGCGACGTAAACACCGACTGGCTGAAAGGCGGCCAGAACATCGAGAAGGCGCGCGAACTCTTCAAGAAGGCCGGCTATGACGGCAGGCCAGTTGTGGTTCTGCATGCGACCACGCATTACCTCGCGAACCCGGCGGCATTGCTTACCGTGCAATGGCTGAAGCAGGCGGGCGTCAATGCGGAGCTTGCCACCAGCGACTGGGGTACGATGCTGGTACGTCGCAACAGCAAGGCGGCTCCCACAGAGGGCGGATGGAGCATCTTCTTTACCGCCGCGACCGGACATTCGTTGTCAAACCCGGTGACGGCATCCGGCCATGCCACCAATGGCGAGGCTGCATGGTTCGGCTGGCCCAACGACCCGAAGCAGGAGGCCCTGCGTGAAAAATGGGCGCGGACGCCGACCCTTGAGGGACAGAAGGCCGTAGCACAAGAGATCCAGGAAAATGCTTGGAACTTCGTGCCCCATATGTATCTCGGACAATTCTATCGCGCGGCGGCCTGGCGCAAGAACGTCACGGGTGTGATCGGCGTTCCCGAGGTCGTGCCGTTCTGGAACATGGAAAAGAAGTAA
- a CDS encoding M81 family metallopeptidase produces the protein MRIFAAALALEANTFLTLPTSYQSFLDKLHYPPGTHPETPSHQTAPLWVARRRAAVDGFELIEGTCYAAQPGGKATRHAYETMRDEILGQLQAAMPVDGVVLGLHGSMVAEGYDDCEGDLLERARAIVGPDCVIGIELDPHCALTVKRCALADIIILFKEYPHTDFVERGEELLTLVQQAIRGEIKPVKSVWDCRTLANFPTSVDPMRSYVDRIMGMEGKNGILSISVGHSFSHCDVPETTARILVITNDAKDYGDELAQKLGRELIGMRESAQPAYYDVDGAIDYALSRPGPVIIADTCDNAGGGAPSDNTTFIRRLMERGVESAAIGPVWDPMAVRFAFDAGEGARMMLRFGGKCAVESGLPIDAEVEIVSCVKNSWQTFAGSKVPVGDAAAIRFNGIDVALISTRAQAMGSDLFTNLGVDLASKQIIVVKSSQHFYASYSKVGTEVIYAQADGPLRRDKNMLNYQKIQRPIWPLDDISDGYKLI, from the coding sequence ATGCGTATCTTCGCTGCAGCACTGGCTTTGGAAGCAAATACGTTTCTGACTCTGCCCACTTCGTACCAGTCGTTTCTCGACAAGCTCCACTATCCGCCCGGCACACATCCCGAGACGCCATCCCATCAGACTGCCCCGCTATGGGTGGCGCGGCGGCGCGCTGCAGTGGACGGATTCGAATTGATCGAGGGGACATGCTACGCGGCCCAGCCCGGCGGCAAGGCCACGCGTCATGCCTATGAAACCATGCGCGACGAAATTCTCGGTCAGCTGCAGGCCGCGATGCCGGTCGATGGCGTCGTGCTCGGGCTGCACGGGTCAATGGTCGCCGAAGGCTATGATGACTGCGAGGGTGATCTGCTGGAGCGCGCTCGCGCCATCGTCGGGCCGGATTGCGTCATCGGGATCGAACTCGATCCGCACTGTGCTCTGACCGTCAAACGTTGTGCGCTCGCGGATATCATCATCCTGTTCAAGGAATACCCGCATACTGATTTCGTCGAGCGGGGCGAAGAATTGCTCACCCTGGTGCAGCAGGCTATCCGCGGGGAAATCAAGCCCGTGAAGTCGGTTTGGGATTGCCGTACGCTCGCCAATTTTCCCACGTCCGTTGATCCAATGCGCAGCTACGTGGACCGCATCATGGGGATGGAAGGCAAGAACGGCATCCTTTCGATCTCGGTTGGGCACAGCTTCTCCCATTGTGACGTGCCAGAGACAACTGCCCGCATTCTCGTCATTACCAATGATGCCAAGGACTATGGTGACGAGCTCGCTCAAAAGCTGGGGCGAGAGCTCATCGGTATGCGCGAGTCGGCACAGCCTGCTTATTATGATGTCGATGGAGCGATCGATTACGCACTGTCACGACCGGGGCCCGTCATCATCGCCGATACCTGTGACAACGCTGGTGGCGGCGCTCCGTCCGACAACACCACGTTCATTCGCCGCCTGATGGAGCGTGGCGTCGAGTCGGCCGCTATAGGGCCGGTCTGGGATCCCATGGCGGTCCGCTTCGCATTCGATGCCGGCGAGGGTGCCAGGATGATGCTGCGGTTCGGTGGAAAATGCGCCGTTGAATCCGGGTTGCCGATCGACGCCGAGGTCGAAATCGTCTCTTGCGTGAAAAATTCCTGGCAGACTTTCGCGGGCTCGAAAGTTCCCGTGGGAGACGCGGCCGCCATCCGGTTCAACGGGATCGACGTGGCGCTGATTTCGACCCGCGCGCAGGCGATGGGTTCTGATCTGTTCACCAATCTCGGTGTCGATCTGGCCTCCAAGCAGATCATTGTGGTGAAGTCCTCGCAGCACTTCTATGCCTCCTACTCCAAGGTTGGAACCGAGGTCATCTATGCCCAGGCGGACGGTCCGCTGCGGCGCGACAAGAACATGCTCAATTATCAGAAGATCCAGCGCCCCATCTGGCCGCTGGACGACATCTCGGATGGCTACAAGCTGATCTGA
- a CDS encoding peroxidase-related enzyme (This protein belongs to a clade of uncharacterized proteins related to peroxidases such as the alkylhydroperoxidase AhpD.) produces MATKDPSISRFPVPSLRDMPTDIRARIEAVQEKVGFIPNVFVVLAHRPEEFRAFFAYHDALMDRPGNLTKAEREMIVVATSSMNQCHYCVVAHGAILRIRAKDPLIADQIAINFRKADITDRQKAMLDFAMKVSQSAHLVGDAELDALRTHGFDEEDAWDIAAIAAFFALSNRLANVTNMRPNREFYSMGRG; encoded by the coding sequence ATGGCGACCAAAGACCCTTCCATCAGTCGCTTCCCTGTCCCCAGCCTCCGCGACATGCCGACCGACATACGGGCGCGCATCGAAGCCGTGCAGGAAAAGGTCGGCTTTATCCCCAATGTGTTTGTGGTCCTGGCTCACCGCCCGGAGGAGTTCCGCGCCTTCTTCGCCTATCACGACGCGCTGATGGACAGACCCGGCAATCTGACGAAGGCCGAACGCGAGATGATCGTTGTTGCGACCTCCAGCATGAATCAGTGCCATTACTGTGTCGTCGCCCATGGCGCGATTCTGCGCATCCGCGCCAAGGACCCGCTTATCGCCGATCAAATTGCGATCAACTTCCGTAAGGCCGATATCACCGACCGGCAAAAGGCAATGCTCGACTTCGCAATGAAGGTGAGCCAATCCGCACACCTGGTCGGCGATGCTGAACTTGACGCCCTCCGAACTCATGGCTTCGACGAGGAAGACGCCTGGGATATTGCAGCCATCGCGGCATTCTTTGCCCTCTCGAACCGGTTGGCCAACGTCACCAACATGCGCCCGAACCGTGAGTTCTACAGCATGGGGCGCGGCTGA